The Caulobacter vibrioides sequence CGAGGCGCCTTTGGGCGCGATGCCGCCCGGGCAGGCGCTGGCGAAGCTCTGGCCCGCCTCGCCGCCGAACGAGCCCAGCACGCTGGCGATCACGCCGCCGCCCGGATGGTTGAAGTGGAACTGGGCCAGGTGGTCGATCAGCCAGCCGGTGAAGACCGGCCCGCCGCCCAGGGCGATCAGGTTCAGGAAGAAGAACAACAGCGCCGTCGCCGTCGCCCGGCGGCGCGGCTCGACTGAGTTCTGCACCACGCCGAAGGTCGGGGCCAGGTACACATAGTGGAAGATGCCGGGGACCAGCAGGATCAGGGCGGTGGTCTGCCAGTCGGTCTGCAGATAGGCGGCGATATAGATCGGGGTGCAGATAATCAGGCCGATGGCCGGGGTCAGGGCGTACCACTTGGCGCTGCGCTTGCCGGCCCAGTCGCTCAAGAAGCCGCCGACCAGGGTGCCGACGCCCGCCGAGAAGCCGCCGATCAGGCCGGTGATCAGGCCTACCTGCGCCAGGCCCAGGTCAAAGGCGCGGACGAAGTACGACGGCACGAAGGCGCCCGAGCCGTACGAGCCGAACGAGGCGATGGTCACGCCCAGCACCATGTGCAGCACCGGCCACTTGCCGAACAGCACCTTGGTGACCGCCCAAAGCTCCTTGAACTCGTTGGCCATCGAGAACGCCGGCTTGGCGGGCTCGACCACGACGTCCTCAGCCTCCAGCGGGCGTTCGACGATCTCGGAATGGCCGCGCGGCGGCTCCTTGACCACCAGCTTGACGATCACCGCCAGCAGAATGCCCGGCAGGCCGACGATCACGAAGGCCACGCGCCAGCTGAACTCCTGGGCCAGCCAGCCGCCGGCCACCGCGCCGAACATCGTGCCCAGCGGAATGCCGAAGGAATAGATCGACAGGGCCGTGGCCCGCTTCTTGGGCTCGTAATAGTCGCTGATCAGCGAGTGGCTGGGCGGCGAGCAGCCGGCCTCGCCGACGCCGACGCCGAAGCGGAACAGGGCCAGCTGGGTGAAGTTGGCGGCCGCGCCGCACAGGGCCGTGAAGCCCGACCAGATCACCAGCGACACCGAGATGATCGTCACTCGGTTGAAGCGCTCGGCCAGACGCGCGATCGGGATGCCGAGGATGGTGTAGAGCAGGGCGAAGTAGAGCCCGCCCAGCAAGCCCAACTGCGTGTCGGTGAGCTTCAGGTCGACCTTGATGGCCTGACCGATGGTCGCGATGATCGTCCGGTCGATGAAGTTGAAGGTGTAGGTGGCCAGCAGCAGCCCCAGCACCGCGGCCTTGTAGCCGTTCGAGTAAAGCGGCCGATCGCCGCCGGACGCCCGCGCGTCGGCCATACTGACTCTCTCCCTTCAAACATTTGTTCTAATTGTTTGAGGGACTGTGACCGAGCGGAAGCCAAAGCGCCAGTGGGGATTTTCGGGCGATAAAATCCTCCCCCGATGGGGGAGGTGGCCGAAGGCCGGAGGGGGAAGTTCTGTTGAACCTGCCGCTTCCCCCTCCGTCGTCTCTTCGAGCCGACACCTCCCCCGCGTGGGGGAGGATTTTCAGTCAGCTGACCATCTCGTCTCGGATGGTCTTACGGGCGGCCCAGAACAGTCCGAAGGCGCCCAATCCCAGCGTCGCCGACAGGATCAGCGCCCAGCGCACGCCCTGCGCCTCGCCCAGCCCCACCGGTCCGGCCAGGATGTCGCTCAGCAGGCCGACGACCAGCGGGCCCAGGCCAAGGCCGATCAGGTTGATGATCAGCAGCAGAACCGCCGAGGCCGTCGCGCGCAACGCCGGGTCGACGATGCTCTGAGCCGTCGCGTAGACGGGGCCGTACCACAGGGTGCCCAGAAGGGCGTTGACGGCCAGCAGGCTGATCGCGGCCATCGGCGCATCGAGGCTCATGGCGACAACAAAGATCGGGATCGTGATCACCGAGGCGATGGCCGGTACGGTGACATAGGCCCGCAGGTCCTTGGCCCCCAGGCGGTCGGCGAAGACGCCGCCCAGCCAGGCGCCGATCACGCCGGCCGTCCCGCCGATCAGGCCCAGGGCCAGGCCCAGGAACCCGGCCGACTTCAGGCCGAACATCCCGGCCAGCTCGGCGATCTCCGCGCCGTGGACGCGGAAAAAGAACGAGGCGGTGAAGGGCGCATGGCCATAGCCGATGAAGGCCTTGATCGAGGCGGCCAGCGCCACCAGCCAGAAGGTCTTCTTGGTGGCCAGCACCGCCAGCGCCGCGGCGAAGCTGATCTGCAAGCTGGCGCGGGCGGCCATTTCGGCGGCCAGCTTCTTGCGCGGCTCGATCAGCGTGAAGGCGGCGACCAGCGCGAACACCAGTCCCGGGGCGCCGGCGACCATGAAGGCCACGCGCCAGCCATAGGCGTCGGCCACCAGTCCGCCCATCGCCATGCCGGCCAGGGTGCCCAGCGGTGTGCCGATCGAATAGAAGGCGATGGCGCTGGCCCGCTTCTCCTTGGGCACATAGTCGGTGATCAGCGAGTGCGCGGGCGGGGTGCAGCCGGCCTCGCCGACGCCCACGCCGATACGGGCCAGGATCAGCTGCCAGAAGTTCTGGGTGAAGCCGCACAGCACGGTGAAGGCGCTCCACGCCGCCACCGAAATCCCGATGATGTAGGGGCGGTTCTTGGTCTCGGCGATGCGGGCGATCGGGATGCCCAGCACCGTGTAGAAGATGGCGAAGGCCAGGCCCGTCATCATGCCCAGCTGCCAGTCGGCCAGGCCCAGGTCACGCTTGATCGGCTCAGCCAGGATATTGACCACCTGCCGGTCCAGGAAGTTCAGGGTGTAGATGATCAGCAGCACCCACAGGGCGTAACGGCGATAGGCCGTCGACACCGGGGCGATGACGGGCGACGGCGTGGCGGGTTGCGCCATGGACTCTCTCTCCCTCGAACATTTGTTCTAATCGTTGAGGGCAACTTAGACGCAGGCTAAGCGAAAACGCCATCCGGCATTTTCGAAACAGCTTCAGGAGCGCGCGGCGTGGAACTCGTGATCGGCACCAAGCAGTGGTCCACCTGGTCGCTGCGCCCGTGGCTGGCGCTCAAGCGGGCGGGCGTCGACTTCGCCGAGATCGAGGTCGCGCTTCGTCGCGGCGAAGCCACCGCCGACGAGATCGGCCGCATCTCGCCCAGCCGGCTGGCCCCAGCGCTGCGGGACGGCGATCTGGTGATCTGGGACTCGCTGGCGATCTGCGAGTACCTGGCCGAAAAGTTCCCCGAGGCGAAGCTTTGGCCCGACGATCCGGCGCTGCGCGCGCTGGGGCGTTCGGCGTGCGCGGAGATGCACTCAGGCTTTCAGGCGCTGCGGAGCGAATGCCCGATGGCGCTCGACGAACCGCCCCGTGTGCTTGAGCTTTCCGAAGCGACGCAGAAGAACGTCCGCCGCATCGTGGCGCTGTGGACCGCGCTCCTGGCTCGCTCGCACGGCCCGTTCCTGCTGGGCGCGTGGTCGATCGCCGACGCGTTCTACACGCCGGTGGCGACGCGGTTCAGAACCTATGGCGTCAAGCTGGCCGACTACGGCGACGCCGGCGCGGCCCAGGCCTATGCGGAGCGCCTGCTGGAGACGCCGGAGTTCCTGGAGTGGGAGCGGGCAGCGCTGGTGGGGTGAGGTTTGCTCGTCTCGTCCATCAGAGCGGGAGGAGACTTAGCGCGAACCCGCGTAACCCAATCCTCCCCCTAGCGGGGGAGGTGGCGCGAAGCGCCGGTGGGGGAAGTTCTGCGTGCCTTGCCTCTTCCCCCTCCGTCGGCTGCGCCGACACCTCCCCCGCTGGGGGGAGGATTGGCGTAGCCCTCACAACCCAAACGCCGCCAGCAGCCTGTCGGCCGCCGCCGATGCGGGAACCTCGCCCTGACGCACCGCCGTCTCCAGCTCCGGAACCAGCGCCGCCACGGCCGGGGCGGTCTTGAAGGCGTCTTCCAAGCGGTCGCGGACCATGGCCCACATCCAGCGGGCGTCCTGGTCGGCGCGGCGAGACGCTCGGGCCCCATTGGCGGTCATCACCTCGCGGTGGCGCTGGATCTGCGTCCACAGGACGTCCAGCCCCTGGCCGGTGAGACCCGACGCCGTCAGCACCGGCGGCGTCCAGTCCGGATGGGCGGGGGTGAGGATATGCAGGGCGTTGCGATAGTCGCGAGCCGAACGTTCGGCCTTAGCCGGATCGGCGTCGGCCTTGTTGATGACCAGGAGGTCGGCCAGTTCGATCAGGCCTTTCTTGATCCCCTGTAACTCGTCGCCGCCGCCGGGAATGAGCAGCGCCAGGAAGATGTCGACCATGTCGGCGACGACGGTCTCGGACTGACCCACGCCCACGGTTTCGACGATGACCACGTCGAAGCCGGCGGCTTCGCACAGCAGCATGGCCTCGCGGGTCTTGCGCGCAACGCCGCCGAGAGCGCCGCCGGAGGGCGAGGGGCGGATGAAGGCGTTGGGCTGGACGCTGAGCTGCTCCATCCGCGTCTTGTCGCCCAGGATCGAGCCGCCGTGACGGCCTGACGAGGGATCGACGGCCAGCACCGCCACCTTGTGACCGGCCGCAACCAGGTCGCAGCCGAACCGCTCGATCGTCGTCGACTTGCCCGCGCCCGGCACGCCGGTGATCCCGATCCGCTGCGCTTGGCCCGTCAGCGGCATAAGCCGCGACAGCAGCGTGCGCGCGGCGGCCTGATGGTCGGGGCGGCGGCTTTCGACCAGGGTGATGGCGCGCGCCAGGGCCGCGCGGTCGCCGGCGACCAGGCGGGGCTCCAAGGCGTCGATGTCGAGCGTGGGGATCACGTCCCCCGATTAGAGGACGACGGCGGTCCCGGAAACCGAAACCATCATCATCGAGCCTTGCGGGCCGACGGTGTTGTAGTCGAGATCAACCGCCAGGATGGCGTTGGCCCCCAGCTTCTCGGCTTCCTTCATGAGGTTCTTCATCGCGTCCTCGCGGGCGCGGGCCAGGACACGCTCATACGATTTGGAATG is a genomic window containing:
- a CDS encoding heavy metal-binding domain-containing protein, whose product is MLITTTPFIEGRPVQEYKGAIYAQSILGANVVLDLLAAIRDFIGGHSKSYERVLARAREDAMKNLMKEAEKLGANAILAVDLDYNTVGPQGSMMMVSVSGTAVVL
- a CDS encoding glutathione S-transferase family protein is translated as MELVIGTKQWSTWSLRPWLALKRAGVDFAEIEVALRRGEATADEIGRISPSRLAPALRDGDLVIWDSLAICEYLAEKFPEAKLWPDDPALRALGRSACAEMHSGFQALRSECPMALDEPPRVLELSEATQKNVRRIVALWTALLARSHGPFLLGAWSIADAFYTPVATRFRTYGVKLADYGDAGAAQAYAERLLETPEFLEWERAALVG
- the meaB gene encoding methylmalonyl Co-A mutase-associated GTPase MeaB, with translation MIPTLDIDALEPRLVAGDRAALARAITLVESRRPDHQAAARTLLSRLMPLTGQAQRIGITGVPGAGKSTTIERFGCDLVAAGHKVAVLAVDPSSGRHGGSILGDKTRMEQLSVQPNAFIRPSPSGGALGGVARKTREAMLLCEAAGFDVVIVETVGVGQSETVVADMVDIFLALLIPGGGDELQGIKKGLIELADLLVINKADADPAKAERSARDYRNALHILTPAHPDWTPPVLTASGLTGQGLDVLWTQIQRHREVMTANGARASRRADQDARWMWAMVRDRLEDAFKTAPAVAALVPELETAVRQGEVPASAAADRLLAAFGL
- a CDS encoding spinster family MFS transporter, whose translation is MAQPATPSPVIAPVSTAYRRYALWVLLIIYTLNFLDRQVVNILAEPIKRDLGLADWQLGMMTGLAFAIFYTVLGIPIARIAETKNRPYIIGISVAAWSAFTVLCGFTQNFWQLILARIGVGVGEAGCTPPAHSLITDYVPKEKRASAIAFYSIGTPLGTLAGMAMGGLVADAYGWRVAFMVAGAPGLVFALVAAFTLIEPRKKLAAEMAARASLQISFAAALAVLATKKTFWLVALAASIKAFIGYGHAPFTASFFFRVHGAEIAELAGMFGLKSAGFLGLALGLIGGTAGVIGAWLGGVFADRLGAKDLRAYVTVPAIASVITIPIFVVAMSLDAPMAAISLLAVNALLGTLWYGPVYATAQSIVDPALRATASAVLLLIINLIGLGLGPLVVGLLSDILAGPVGLGEAQGVRWALILSATLGLGAFGLFWAARKTIRDEMVS
- a CDS encoding spinster family MFS transporter — translated: MADARASGGDRPLYSNGYKAAVLGLLLATYTFNFIDRTIIATIGQAIKVDLKLTDTQLGLLGGLYFALLYTILGIPIARLAERFNRVTIISVSLVIWSGFTALCGAAANFTQLALFRFGVGVGEAGCSPPSHSLISDYYEPKKRATALSIYSFGIPLGTMFGAVAGGWLAQEFSWRVAFVIVGLPGILLAVIVKLVVKEPPRGHSEIVERPLEAEDVVVEPAKPAFSMANEFKELWAVTKVLFGKWPVLHMVLGVTIASFGSYGSGAFVPSYFVRAFDLGLAQVGLITGLIGGFSAGVGTLVGGFLSDWAGKRSAKWYALTPAIGLIICTPIYIAAYLQTDWQTTALILLVPGIFHYVYLAPTFGVVQNSVEPRRRATATALLFFFLNLIALGGGPVFTGWLIDHLAQFHFNHPGGGVIASVLGSFGGEAGQSFASACPGGIAPKGASAELVAQCKTTLSVASQQGIIVSLCFYAWAGLHYALAAIGMVKHFEARAKA